In the genome of Rhopalosiphum padi isolate XX-2018 chromosome 1, ASM2088224v1, whole genome shotgun sequence, the window AATGACCTGAAAATAACTTTAATGAGATCACCATGATCATTTTTCATGAATTCTTGTATTTAGATTTTTGATTTACATTCAAAATATCATAGAacaatattggttttataaaacCGTTTCAAAGATTTTCTaagtatttttctatataaaactGTGTATTTTGACGATTCTTAGAACCCTACGcggaatataatttaatttaaatcgtaGGGTTTGAAGACCCTTCAAGGCCTAGCAGTAAAAGTATACGATCAGATTATTAGAACTTACATGTCGATAATAATCTCATAGTTTTAGCGTGGCAGTCAACCTGTTAACTATGTTAACCGGTAATAATCAGAAACTGTCATATACATTAGATTATTctataatactgttatatattattaatcaacatATAGCATTGCAAAATTGGAAGATTACGACCAGTTATGAGTGTGCgtcctatattaaattattttaatcagatttttttgatttgcgGTTTGGGTAGTATAAACTACCACCAGAGAAATTTGAAGACGAcagtattattctatttattgcggtgcacatttattttttgtggtTTAAAAACAATCTACGATGGAAATGaaatagtaagtaataattattaataactttgttgtaattaaatagtttgataataatatattacagcgGACGTGTTTTAACATAACATATAAGCCGCTTGTTCTAAATGTTGAATATCCtactatatttgtttttagtataattattataaattattttattcaattttgattttttttttcatactgtggaaataacaaaataatatgtcttCCTCGAATGTGGACATAACACACTCCATTTAAATCCAGTCGATTTCACTACGAGGTGACATTTTTATAAGCCttttaggttattttttaaaaaagtgaaaatgaaaatgtattaaatcacatcggtagtattaataatttgaataatttagttaataatataaatgtgcattattattatcttataaagtaatacgtgaataataatatgaaattatattttataggcgtTGCGTTTCGATCCTGAGATGTTAGACACTACATCAGTAGTTCTGATCAgttgttttgaattaatatacattGGACAAGTCATTTCCCACGTGTGGcacttatttattgataataaactgTCTGTGGTTTTGTCTAAACTAGAAACGATTCATGAAACATTGATACAACTAAATGTGGTCAGACCAATGAAAGTAAAAATGAATTGGTTTTTCATTAttggaattattttaaattgtataggatTCAATATACATTTGGTCGTAACTATTATACGTAATTATTTTCAAGTCGTACAATCATTGTTAACCCcggtaattataaacattatacaatattagatACTAAAACGTTACTGACGAAATAAATCattaagtaaatattgtttgttgTTACTTTGATGTAACTATTGTATCTCGTTTATCTGTCGaatgtttaaaactattatttaatataataaactaaattgacagtttaatgtttattatttacagttattaattaaaaaaaaaacaaatgattaaCTATTGCATATTTTCAGATCAATATGGTCGCCTCAAGTTTTTGTCAATGCTTTGCATTTTATGAATACAttctactaatattatacatacagtgGATGGTATACATGATAAATGAACAAATTTTGAAAAGAAGATCACCTATAAGTACATTAAGGGATATGTATTTGGAAGTTGTTGAATGCTTAAAAGATATAAATAGATCTATATACGGTTTATCAGCCGTAGTGAGTTTTATCGCGTCAAACATCTGTCAAATCATATTAACACTTTATTATCATGTAATATTTTCGAGAAACATTTACATCGAAGGTGAGTTTTTATATGCCATGATATCAATATCGACAAGGCTTAtcaatattatggtattatatggGATTGGTCATGCCACAGAAAAAgaggtaattataaaatatttttattattctatttctttaaacacatataat includes:
- the LOC132918154 gene encoding uncharacterized protein LOC132918154, with translation MLDTTSVVLISCFELIYIGQVISHVWHLFIDNKLSVVLSKLETIHETLIQLNVVRPMKVKMNWFFIIGIILNCIGFNIHLVVTIIRNYFQVVQSLLTPINMVASSFCQCFAFYEYILLILYIQWMVYMINEQILKRRSPISTLRDMYLEVVECLKDINRSIYGLSAVVSFIASNICQIILTLYYHVIFSRNIYIEGEFLYAMISISTRLINIMVLYGIGHATEKEINRMSFVLHQRSIIENNPRIKRQIKFFILRRLHEHYHFELYGICQINPRQLLILSNKAFAYLVIQTLFKLNKK